The DNA region CCCATCCGATCCTGCGGAGTCTGCTCAAGACCGCTATCATCCTGTGGGTCGTCGTCACCCTCACCTTTCTGGTGATTCGGGCGCTCCCCGGCAACCCGGTCGATATTTTCGTCCAACAGTTGATCACGAGCGGCCTCTCCGAGGAGCAGGCGCGCGCGCGGGCGGCGGGCCTGCTGCGGATCGATCTCGACCAGCCGCTCCGCGCGCAGTACCTCGACTTTCTCCGCAACCTCGCGCGCGGCGACCTCGGCGACTCGTACGTGCTGGCGCGGGGCACGTCCGTGCGCCAGATCGTGATGCAGCGGCTGCCCTGGACCCTGTTCAGCGTGGGCACGTCGCTGCTGGTCAGCTTCGCGCTGGGCAGCTTCCTGGGCATGCTCGCCGCCTACCGGCGCGGCTCGTGGCTGGATCACGCGCTGACCACGCTGAGCGCGATCCTCGACGCGGTGCCGCCGATTCTGATCGCCGTGCTCTGCGTGCTGCTCATCGGCGTGCATTGGAAGCTGCTGCCGCTCGATCAGCTGCGCGGCTCGCGCTCGCCGGGGATCAGGCCCGGCTTCACGCTGGCGTTCTTCGTCGATCTCATCAGGCATGTGCTGGCTCCCGGCGCGGTCTATGTGCTGTCGACGCTGGGAAGCTGGATTCTTGCCATGCGCAGCAGCACGCTCGGCACGCTCGGCGAGGAGTACGTGACCGTCGCGCGGGCGCGCGGCCTCTCCGATCTACGAATCATGACCGCCTACGTCGGGCGCAACGCGAGCCTGCCGCTCGTCACCGGCCTGGCGATCTCGCTGGGCTTTGCCGTCGGCGGCGCGATCGTGATCGAGCAGGTCTTCGTCTACCAGGGCGTGGGCCTGCTGCTCAGCCAGGCCATCGCCCGGCGCGACTATCCGGTGATCCAGGGCGTTCTGCTGGTGACGACGATCACCGTGCTGCTCGCCACGGGCCTGGCCGATCTGCTCTATAGCTGGCTCGATCCGCGCGTGGGCACGCCTGGGAGGGACCAATGAGCCGCCTGCGGCTGCTGGCGCGCAGCCCCTCCGGCCTGCTCGGCGCGACATTGCTGGCGGCGCTCGTGCTGCTGGCCTTCGTCGGGCCGCTGGTGGTGCCGCCCGAAGCCCGCGCGCACGTCGAGCGGATCTACCAGGGGCCGTCGCCGCAGCACGTGCTCGGCACCGACTTCCAGGGCCGCGACAATCTGGTGCTGCTAATCCACGGCGGTCGCGACGTGATCCTGCTGGCGTTCACTGCCGGGCTGCTGACCACGCTGCTCGCCTGCACGATCGGCGCGATCGGCGGCTTCGTGGGCGGCGCGGTTGACCGTCTGCTGATGACGATCACCGACATCTGGCTGACGCTGCCGCGCTTTCTGCTGCTGGTCGTGCTCGCCAGCCTGGTGCGGCTCGACGATGTGTGGTCGCTGGCGCTGCTGCTGGCGCTCTTCGGCTGGCCCGGCCTGGCGCGGCAGGTGCGGGCGCAGGTGCTCTCGCTCACGCGGCGCGCGTACGTCGAGGCCGCGCGGCAGCTCGATCTCGGCACGCCGCACATCATCTTCCGCGAGATCCTGCCAAACATGCTGCCCTTTATCTCGATCGCGCTGATCGGGACGATGACCCAGGCGATCTACGCGCAGACCGGCCTGGTCTTTCTCGGCATCGTGCCCTTCGGCAACACCTGGGGCGTGCTCTTCAGCCTGGCCTACGCCAAAAACGCGATCTACCTGCCGCGCGCCGCGTGGAGCCTGCTCTGCCCGATGGCCGCGATCATCCTGTTTCAGCTTGCGCTGGTGTTGCTGGCGCGCGCGCTGGAGGCGGTCTTCAACCCGCGCCTGGGGACAGGAGGCGCGTCATGATCGATCCCGTGCTTGCGGTGCAGCAGCTCGCGGTGGCCTACCGCGCGCCACGGGGCAGCGTGCGGGCGCTGCGGGAGGTCTCGCTCGATCTGCCGCGCGGCGAGGCGCTGGCGCTGATCGGCGAGAGCGGCTCCGGCAAGACGACGCTGGGACTGGCGCTCTTGGGGCTGCTGCCGCCGAGCGCCGCCGTGACGCAGGGCCGGATCGTCTACCGGGGCGGCGCTCAGGCGGTCGATGTGCTACGCATGGAGCCGCGCCAGATGCGCCGCTTCCGCTGGAACGAGTGCGCGATGGTCGTTCAGGGCGCGCAAAACGCCTTCAATCCGGTGCTGCGCATCGCCGATCACTTCCGCGATACCGCGCGGGCGCACGGCGCGCTCCGGGGCCGCGCCCTGACCGCGCGGGCGCTGCATCTGCTGAATCTCGTCCGGCTTGAGCCGGAGCGCGTCTGGCACGCCTATCCCCACGAGCTGTCGGGCGGCATGCGCCAGCGGGTGCTGATCGCACTGAGCCTGCTGCTCGATCCGCAGGTCTTGATCCTCGACGAGCCGACGACCGCGCTCGACATTCTGACGCAGCGCACGATCGTCGATGTGCTGACCACGCTGCGCCGCGCGCTGAACGTCGCGCTGATCGTCATCTCCCACGATCTGGCACTGGCCGCCGCGCTCGCCGACCGGGTGGCGACGATGTACGCCGGAACGATCGTCGAGGCCGCCGACACGCGCACGATCTTCCAGGCAGCGGCGCACCCCTACACGATCGGGCTGCTCGGCGCGCTGCCGACCTTGGCGGGACCGCCCGCCGATCTCACGGCCATTCCGGGCGCGCCGCCGGATCTGATCGATCTGCCGCGCGGCTGTGCCTTCCACCCGCGCTGCCCGCTGGCCGACGCGCGGTGCCGCGCCGAGGAGCCGCCGCTCGTCTCCGTGGAGCCGGAGCATCAGGTCGCCTGCTGGCACTGGCAGGCCGCCCGCGCGCGCCGACGCGCGCTGTTTGGAAAGGAGCGGCAGCATGTCGATCCCGCTGATCGCGCTTGATCGCGTCAGCCGCTCGTTCGCCGTCAAGCGCCGGACGATCACCGCTGTGGACGATCTCTCGCTGGCGATCGACGCGGGCGAGATCCTCTGTCTGGTCGGCGAGTCCGGCTGCGGCAAGACCACGACGGGCAAGCTGATCGCCGGGCTGCTCGCGCCGAGCGCCGGGACGATCCGCTTCCGAGGCAGTGACATTGCCCGCCTCTCAGGCGCGCAGCGCCGCGCGTACCGGCTGGGCGTGCAGCTGATCCACCAGGACCCCTACGCCGCGCTCAATCCCGCGCACACGATCTCCGAGACGCTCGCCGCGCCGCTGCGCCATCATCGGCTGACGCGGGGCAGCGCCCAGACGCGGCAGCGCGTGCGCGAGCTG from Herpetosiphonaceae bacterium includes:
- a CDS encoding ABC transporter permease — encoded protein: MKAVPASTTILSRGRTRMAIARAASHPILRSLLKTAIILWVVVTLTFLVIRALPGNPVDIFVQQLITSGLSEEQARARAAGLLRIDLDQPLRAQYLDFLRNLARGDLGDSYVLARGTSVRQIVMQRLPWTLFSVGTSLLVSFALGSFLGMLAAYRRGSWLDHALTTLSAILDAVPPILIAVLCVLLIGVHWKLLPLDQLRGSRSPGIRPGFTLAFFVDLIRHVLAPGAVYVLSTLGSWILAMRSSTLGTLGEEYVTVARARGLSDLRIMTAYVGRNASLPLVTGLAISLGFAVGGAIVIEQVFVYQGVGLLLSQAIARRDYPVIQGVLLVTTITVLLATGLADLLYSWLDPRVGTPGRDQ
- a CDS encoding ABC transporter permease; the encoded protein is MSRLRLLARSPSGLLGATLLAALVLLAFVGPLVVPPEARAHVERIYQGPSPQHVLGTDFQGRDNLVLLIHGGRDVILLAFTAGLLTTLLACTIGAIGGFVGGAVDRLLMTITDIWLTLPRFLLLVVLASLVRLDDVWSLALLLALFGWPGLARQVRAQVLSLTRRAYVEAARQLDLGTPHIIFREILPNMLPFISIALIGTMTQAIYAQTGLVFLGIVPFGNTWGVLFSLAYAKNAIYLPRAAWSLLCPMAAIILFQLALVLLARALEAVFNPRLGTGGAS
- a CDS encoding ABC transporter ATP-binding protein, which encodes MIDPVLAVQQLAVAYRAPRGSVRALREVSLDLPRGEALALIGESGSGKTTLGLALLGLLPPSAAVTQGRIVYRGGAQAVDVLRMEPRQMRRFRWNECAMVVQGAQNAFNPVLRIADHFRDTARAHGALRGRALTARALHLLNLVRLEPERVWHAYPHELSGGMRQRVLIALSLLLDPQVLILDEPTTALDILTQRTIVDVLTTLRRALNVALIVISHDLALAAALADRVATMYAGTIVEAADTRTIFQAAAHPYTIGLLGALPTLAGPPADLTAIPGAPPDLIDLPRGCAFHPRCPLADARCRAEEPPLVSVEPEHQVACWHWQAARARRRALFGKERQHVDPADRA